CCTCGTCGGTGAGCGGGACATACCCCACTTCCCCGACCAGTTCTCCGGCGCGGGCAAGGTAAAAATGGACAAACTCCCGGACAATCTCGTTTTCTGCAGAAGCAGGGCGCACATAGATGAACAGCGCACGGGAAAGCGGGGCATACGTGCCGTTTTCGACGGTCGCGGGTGAAGGAACCACGCATCCCTCCCCATTGTCCGGATCGCCGTCATCGACGGCCAGTAATTTGAGCCGCTCCGCATTTTCTTCGTAATAGGCAATGCCGAAGAACCCAAGTGCATGGGGATCGCCGGCAATACCCTGCACAAGCACATTGTCGTCCTCACTCGCCGTGAAATCGGAGCGGCTGGCGCCCGATTCACCCCCCACGGCTTCGGTAAAATAATCGTATGTGCCGCTGTCCGTACCAGGACCATACAAGGCAAGCTCGCGATCGGGAAAACCGGGACGCACCTCGCTCCAGTTGTTGACCTGGCTGCCGGGTTCCCAGATTGCCCGCAGTTCGTCCACCGTCAGGCATTCGGCCCAGTCATTGTCCGGATGCACGACCACCACCAACCCGTCGTATGCCACCGGGAGCTCGATAAAATCGATCCCCTCTTCTTCAGCCAGTTCCATCTCACTGGATTTGATGACCCGGGAGGCGTCGTTTATATCGGTTTCGCCTCGGAGAAATTTGCTGAA
The sequence above is drawn from the Bacteroidetes bacterium SB0662_bin_6 genome and encodes:
- a CDS encoding PstS family phosphate ABC transporter substrate-binding protein, with translation MKRFVQHAMLPLLLFVCLMVASGCGGSAAEDGLSGAVQIDGSSTVYPITEAVAEEFMIANGRARVTVGVSGTGGGFSKFLRGETDINDASRVIKSSEMELAEEEGIDFIELPVAYDGLVVVVHPDNDWAECLTVDELRAIWEPGSQVNNWSEVRPGFPDRELALYGPGTDSGTYDYFTEAVGGESGASRSDFTASEDDNVLVQGIAGDPHALGFFGIAYYEENAERLKLLAVDDGDPDNGEGCVVPSPATVENGTYAPLSRALFIYVRPASAENEIVREFVHFYLARAGELVGEVGYVPLTDEEYDLALERFERRVTGTMFGEEAHVGVTMRELLTRYMSAELSSGELGSDAPDSLSAQPGSE